Proteins from a genomic interval of Lolium perenne isolate Kyuss_39 chromosome 1, Kyuss_2.0, whole genome shotgun sequence:
- the LOC127320908 gene encoding histone H2A.2.2 produces MDASKGKKFAAKKLGGPRKKSVTRSVKAGLQFPVGRIGRYLKKGRYAKRVGTGAPVYLAAVLEYLAAEVLELAGNAARDNKKSRIVPRHLLLAIRNDQELGRLLGGVTIAHGGVLPNINPVLLPKKSVEKAEKAAAKSPKKAAKSPKKAAKA; encoded by the exons ATGGACGCCAGCAAGGGGAAGAAGTTCGCAGCCAAGAAACTCGGCGGGCCGAGGAAGAAGTCGGTGACCCGCTCCGTCAAGGCCGGGCTCCAGTTCCCCGTCGGCCGCATCGGGCGCTACCTCAAGAAGGGCCGCTACGCCAAGCGCGTCGGCACCGGCGCCCCCGTCTACCTCGCCGCCGTCCTCGAGTACCTCGCTGCCGAG GTTCTGGAGCTCGCTGGCAACGCGGCGcgcgacaacaagaagtcccggaTCGTGCCGAGGCACCTGCTGCTCGCCATCCGCAACGACCAGGAGCTCGGGAGGCTGCTCGGCGGCGTCACCATCGCCCACGGCGGCGTGCTGCCCAACATCAACCCGGTGCTTCTCCCCAAGAAGTCTGTTGAGAAGGCCGAGAAGGCCGCCGCCAAGTCGCCCAAGAAGGCGGCCAAGTCCCCCAAGAAGGCTGCCAAGGCGTAG